The Terriglobales bacterium genomic interval CACTTCAGCGCGGCGTCGAGATCCTTGACGACGACGCCGAAGTGGTCGGGATTGCGCGCGCCGGGGATGCCGGCGCCGGTCTTGCCGTAGTCGTCGAGCGGACGCTGCGGCGGCACGTCGGCCACGGGCGTGGGCCGGGCTTGCCACGCGAACGCGGCGGCGGCGACCAACACCAGTGCGAGCGCGCAGGCATGGGTTCGGTGCGTCATTGCGACCTCCCGCGGCGGAAAGGGATGCTCAGAGTTGTTTCACGCTCGCCACGTTGTAGAGCTTGATCACCGGCGTGCCGGTGATCATGTCGGGAAAACGCTTCATGAAGTCCTGGAAGTACGAGGTCTGGAAGTGCTTGTCGAGGACTTCCTGGCTCTCCCACTCTTCGAAAAAGACGAACGAGTCGGGGTCGCCGGCGTCCTGATAGCAGCTGTAGTGCAGGCAGCCCTGCTCGGCGCGCGAGGGGCCGTAGAGCGACGTGGCGAGCTTCACCATGTCGGCACGCCGCTCCGGCTTCACTTTGAACCTGCCTCCGACGACGATCACGCGAGCACCTCCGCTACTTGCATGCGCCGCCGTTGCGCTTGGCGTCGGTGGCGAACAGCGCCTCGAGCTCCTTGGCGTGGTTGTCGGCGGGCTTCATGGTGTAGTCGCCGGGACCGTCCACGTACTCGCCCCACGACGCGCTCTGATTGATGCCGTACTTCGGCCCCTGCGAGACGAACAGCTGCTTGTTCTTGTCGGCGATGGGGGGCGGGTTCTTGGGGTCGGTGACGAGCTGGCCGACTTCCTTGAAGTACTCGCTGATCTTGTCCGGCGTCCAGACGAAGATGAGGCGGCGGTTGTCTTTGGCCTCGTTGTTGAAGCCATGGATGTAGTAGCGCGGTCCGTAGATGAGGTCGCCAGGCTGCGTGCGGTACTTGTGCACCTTGCCCTTGGGGAGCTGCTTGCCCGGGACCTGCTTGAGGTCAGGGTAGGTCTTTTCGCTCATGTAGATGGTGATGCCGCCATCCGGGAAGTAGAACCACTCGTCGGTCCAGTGGTGAATGTGAGGCATGGGACCGGCGCCCGGCGGGATGACGGAGTCGGCGATGGTGAACTTGCCGCAGGTAGTGGCGCCGACGCGGGTGAAGGTGAAGATCTCGCCCGCCGGCCCCTGGATGACCATCGGCTTGGGGTCCTTCTTGTAGTCCGGGAACTTGTACTTCATGCTCTGCGCCGAGGCGGCGCCGAGGAACAGCGTGACGAGCAGGGCCCCGAGTGCGAATCTCCGCATGACGGTCCTTTCGGCGCGCGGCACGGCCGGGCGCCTGTTGATGTTGGTGGTGAAGGGAGTGAAGCGAGTATGCACTGCCGCGCGGGGCGGGCGCAAGTCGCCTACGCGCCCTTGCCTTTGGCCTCGCCCAGCACCTGCTTCAACATGCCGAAGGCGCCGGCGGCCTTGTTGAAGCCGGCGTAGACGCACATGAACAGCAGCAGCTCCTCGATCTCCTCGCGGGTGGCGCCCTGCTTCATCGCCATGTTGACGTGCGCGCCGAAGGGATTGCCGGGGCCGTTGTGGTCCTGGTTCACCACGTCGATGGCGATGGTGATGAGCGCCTTGGTCTTCTGGTCGATGAGCGGCTTGCCCCACACCTCGCCCGCAACGCGGGTGCACAGGTCGCCGAACGCCGGGTGGATGCCGGCGAGGCCTTGCTGAAGGTCTTTGTCGTCGAGTACGGCATTCTTGTATGGCATGAGTCTCCTCTGAGTCCCTTCTGAAAATGGTGTGCGCGCGGACGCAAGCGCCCGCGCGCGGGTTGCAGATCGCTATTTGCCGGCCGCGGCCGCGCGGATGAGCTTGATGAGCTCGGGCGAGGCGTAGACGTCGCGGTAGAAGGTGAGCTGCTCGCTCTTGTAGTAGCAGCCGCCGCGATGCCCGCGGCGCACCCAGCAGACATTGCCCTTGGCGATGGTCTCGTTGGTGGCGTTGTCCTC includes:
- a CDS encoding putative quinol monooxygenase codes for the protein MIVVGGRFKVKPERRADMVKLATSLYGPSRAEQGCLHYSCYQDAGDPDSFVFFEEWESQEVLDKHFQTSYFQDFMKRFPDMITGTPVIKLYNVASVKQL
- a CDS encoding cupin domain-containing protein: MRRFALGALLVTLFLGAASAQSMKYKFPDYKKDPKPMVIQGPAGEIFTFTRVGATTCGKFTIADSVIPPGAGPMPHIHHWTDEWFYFPDGGITIYMSEKTYPDLKQVPGKQLPKGKVHKYRTQPGDLIYGPRYYIHGFNNEAKDNRRLIFVWTPDKISEYFKEVGQLVTDPKNPPPIADKNKQLFVSQGPKYGINQSASWGEYVDGPGDYTMKPADNHAKELEALFATDAKRNGGACK
- a CDS encoding carboxymuconolactone decarboxylase family protein, translating into MPYKNAVLDDKDLQQGLAGIHPAFGDLCTRVAGEVWGKPLIDQKTKALITIAIDVVNQDHNGPGNPFGAHVNMAMKQGATREEIEELLLFMCVYAGFNKAAGAFGMLKQVLGEAKGKGA